GAACTACAAATGAAATAATTAGACATGGTGAAATTCTTACTGGCGAAGTTGCGGCTACTTTTATCGCATCAGCTAATGAAATTCATGGAGCAAATTTAATCTTCAATGAATATGGTCACCCATTATTTGCTAACTTTTTCTTTTTTATAACTGGCTTTCACGGTTTTCATGTTTTTTCAGGGATTGTTATTTTAGTAGTAATTTTCATCAATGTTTTAAGAAATACATATGAAAAAAGAGGTCATTACGAAATGGTAGAAAAGGTTGGTCTATATTGGCACTTTGTCGACCTTGTTTGGGTGTTTGTTTTTACATTTTTCTATTTAGTTTAAATACAGTATTATGGCAGAAGGAAATTCTACACGAAAAATTTGGTTAGTATTTTGGATACTATTTGTATTAACTACAATAGAAGTATTATTAGGTATTTTCAAACCAAGTACTTTGGTTGATAATTCAATAATAGGAGTGTCATTATTAAACCACACATTTATTATATTAACTTTAGTTAAGGCATATTACATTGTAATGACCTTTATGCATTTGGGTGATGAGAAAAAAGCCCTAAAAATTTCAATTATTACTCCCATGTTTATATTGGTGCCTTATCTACTATTTATACTTTTAGTTGAAGCTTCTTTTCATGGTGCAATTGGATAAACTATATATTTTATGACATCAATTAAAAAGTGGCTGATATTATTTGCCATACTAATTTTTCCATATATTATTGTTCAAATTATTGAGAGATCAACACATAATATTTTAACACTTGGATATATTGAAAATAAGAATTTAGATTTAGATTCTTTAGGTGGAGTAATTGAGTTAATTGATAGTTTACAAGTTCCACCATTTAGTTTGATTAATCAGGATGGAAAATATTTAAATAACAATGATTTACTAGGTACTAATTATATAGTAAACTTTTTCTTTACATCATGTCCTACTATCTGCCCGACAACAACATTAAATTTAATTGAACTTCAAAATAAGATAGATAAATATGAAATAAATGATTTTAAAATCATATCAATTAGTGTTGATCCGGAAAATGACACTCCTAAAGTATTAAAATTGTACGCAGAGTCAATGAATATTAATTTATCAAATTGGGAACTATTAACAGGCAGTGAAAAAGAAATCTATGATTTAGTGAGGTCAGGTTTTTCTTTATCTGTAGGTCAAGATAGTTTAGCTCCAGGAGGTGTTTTCCATTCATCGAATATAACTATAGTCGATTCCAAGGGTTATTTAAGAACGGGTTTAGATAAAAAGAAAAACATAAAATTTGTATATGACGGAACCTTGTATAGTGATATTAAATTATTAGTAGGAGAAATACAAAGATTAAGTATTATCAACTTTAAAGATAATTACGAAATAAAAAAGCAATGATTTATTTTAGGACAATTTTTTATATAATTTTTGTGATTTTTAACATCAATATAAATGCACAATGTTCAATGTGTCGTGCAGTGGCTGAATCTAGTCAAAGTGGGGGGTCAAGCATAGCTGATGGTTTAAATACAGGTATTTTATACCTAATGATGTTTCCCTATTTATTACTCATATATGCATTAATTAGACTTTATTTTAGAGAAAAACAACAAACATAAATGAACGTTAATAATGGCTTTAATTTTATGTGTAGATACTAGTTCAAAGAATTGTTCTGTCTCGCTTTCTAAAGACGGAATTGTTATATATACAAAGGAAAAACTTGAGGAAGGTTATTGTCATGGTGAGGAATTACATTCATTAATCGAGGATTTGTTTTTAGATGCAAAACTTGAAATATCACAAATTGATGCAATTTCTTTTAGTTCTGGCCCAGGATCTTATACAGGACTTAGGATTGGTGCGGCTACAGTAAAAGGGTTGGGTATTGCTTTAAATAAAAAAATTGTATTAGTATCTACATTAAAAGCAATGTGTTGGGGCTTTGTCAATAATGAACAAGAAAATTTCATTAACGATGCCAACTACTTTTGTTCTACATTGGACTCAAGACAAGGAGAAGTATATGCATCGATATATGATGTGTTAGGAAATGAAATTCTTCCTCCTTTTGCATGTGAGGTCGCAAAACCAACATTTATAAATATTTTAAATACTAATAAAATATGTTTTTTTGGTACTGGATTGTATAAGTTGAAAAATGTTATAAATCATAAAAATGCTTCTTTTTATGATGGATTTTTACCATCATCAATTAATTTAGCTTTTTTAGCTGAAAACACATATAACCAAAAAAAATTTGCTGATATCGCGTATTTCGAACCAACGTATTTAAAGGACTTTATCGCAGGTTAATTGATAATTGATTTGTAGGAAGATGCTTGTTTTTTTCTATTTGTTAATTTAATGTTAATTTTTTAACTTTGAATTAGTTACCCCAAAATACATGCCATGTCATCTAATTTTAGTTCTTTCATTCCTACCCTCATTTTACTAACTTTATTTTCTTGTTCTAACAAAGAAAAAAATACAAATCTTTTTACATTATTAAATTCTAAATACACAGGTGTTGATTTTATAAATCATTTGCCAATAAATGTTATGACAGATGATAACGTCTTGTCTTCTCAGTACTATTATAATGGCGGAGGTGTAGCAATTGGTGATGTGAATAATGATGGTCTGCAAGATTTATACTTAACCGCCAATAAATCATCAAATAAGCTATTTTTAAATTTAGGTAATTTAAGATTTAAGGATGTAACACTACAATCAGGAGTAGGTTCAATCAGGTTTTCAACAGGTGCTACTTTTGTTGATGTAAATAATGATGGTTTTTTAGATTTATACGTTTGTAACTCAGGTGTTAAATCCACACAGATTAAGGATAGAGCAAATCAATTCTATATCAATCAAAAAGACGGTACATTTAAGGAATTAGCTAGAGAATACAGAGTCAATGATCCTAATTTTTCAACTCATGCTGCATTTTTTGATTATGATAAAGATGGAGATTTAGATTTATATATTTTAAATTATTCAATTGATTTTAGAGTGGATATAACTAAGCGAGATTATACTGATAATGATTTGAAACAATATAGTGGAAGGATGTTAGAGAATTTGGGGTCAAAGTTTAAGGATGTTACTAAGGAATCAGGATTATTACATTATGGTTATGGGTTGGGTGTCTCTGTTTCAGATATTAATAATGATAATTGGCCGGATCTATATGTTGCTAATGATTTTACTATACCTGACAAAATTTTCATAAACAATGGAGATAAAACATTTAGCGATAAAATAAAAAGTTTTACTAATCAAACTTCATGGTTTTCTATGGGTGTTGATATTGCAGATTTTAATAATGATGGCTTTGTTGACATAGGACTTTTAGATATGGCATCCCAGGACCATGTTAGAGGTAAAATTTTCATGGCATCAATGGACCCAAACAATTTTTATTACTTAGTTAATGAGTTAGGCTATCAGCATCAGTACATGTTTAATTCATTACAATTAAATAATGGAAATAATACATTTTCAAATATTGCTAATTTATCAGGGGTAGCTAAAACTGATTGGAGCTGGGCACCATTATTTGCAGATTTTAATAATGATGGATTTAAAGATTATTTTGTTTCGAATGGTTACAGACGAGTATTTGGAGATAATGATTTTCAAATAAAACTGAATAAATACAAAAAACTGAATAAACTAAATCAAACAAATAGGGAAATTCTATATAATGAAATACCTGAATTAAAATTACCTAATAAGTTGTATATAAATAATAAAAATTTAAAGTTTGAAGATCTAGGTGAAATGGAGGGATTAACACAAGGGTCTTTTTCTAACGGTGCTGCATACTGCGATTTGGATAATGACGGAGATTTAGATCTTGTTGTAAATAACATAGATCAAGAAACTTTCATATATAGGAATAATACTGAACAATTTTCAAGTAGTCAATTTTTAAAGGTTAATCTTTCAGGAGATATTTCTTCTGATTATTATAATGCGAAAGTGACGTTATTTTATAATGACAAAATACAATTTCAAGAATATAGTCCATCAAGAGGTTTTATGTCATCTGTAGAACATAGTTTACATTTTGGTTTTTCTAAAAATGTAGAATTACTTGATAGCCTAGTTGTTAATTGGATTGATGGGACTCGAAGTGTTGTTAAAAATATTGCATGTAACCAAGTGTTAAGTGTTTCTAAGAGTCAAAACTTACCTTTACAAACTAGTATTCCAAAAAATACAATTTATACTACTTTGCCTGCTGAATCTTATGGTATTAATTTTATTCATTCTGAAAATGAGTATAATGACTTTGCAAAAGAAAACCTTTTACCACATAAACAATCTTGTTTAGGTGCATTTGCATCTGTTGGTGACATTAACGGTGATAATTTAGAAGATATTTTTCTTGGTGGTGCATCCAATCAAGAAAGTAAAATTTATATTCAAAATAAATTTGGAAAGTTTAATGAATTGAAGACTAATGTTTTTAATCAGGATAAGTCTTGTGAAGATATGGGTTCACTTTTTTTTGATTATGACGGTGATAACGATTTAGATTTATATGTTGTAAGTGGGGGTGGGGGTGAATTTGATAAAGATTCAGATTATTTACAAGATAGACTTTACATAAATAAAGGTGGCGGTAATTTTATTAAGTCAAAAAATGTTCTGCCTTCTATGATAACAAGTGGTCAAAAAGTAAAAGCAGAAGATATTGATAATGATGGTGATTTAGATTTATTTGTTGGAGGAAGAACTTTGCCAGGTTTATATCCGTACAGTCCAAGAAGTTTTTTGTTGATTAATAATGATGGTGTATATGAAGATTTAACTGAAAATTGGAATCCTAAATTGACTCACCTTGGCATGGTAACAGATTTTTTATTTTGTGATATAGATAGTGATGGCAAAAAGGACTTAATTATTGTTGGTGAATGGGAAAATATTAAGGTTTTTCATAATACAGGTAGTGCTTTTATTGAAGCATCTGATCAATATGATTTTAGCGAATTGTCAGGTTGGTGGTACAGTATAGAAACTGGAGATTTCAATAATGATAATAAGTTGGATTTTCTTGTTGGTAATATTGGTGAAAACAGTAAGTTTAAAGCATCCAACAAAGAACCATTTCATATTTTTACTAATGATTTTGATAATAGTGGTGATCAAGATATTGTATTAAGTTATTATTATAATGGTGAACTAGTACCCTCAAGAGGGAGGGAATGTTCTTCAGGTGATATGCCATTTATAACAGAAAAATGTAAAACATATAAGGATTTTGCAGAATCCTCTTTAGAAGATGTATATGGTACTGAAAAATTAGAATCAGCAAATCATTTAACAGCAAATACATTTAGTTCAATTGTAATTTTAAGTACCCAAAATGGATATACTTACAACAAATTAAATGTAGAAGCTCAATTTTCACCTATTAATAAATTTATAGTTGAGGATTTCAATAAGGATGGAAATTTAGATTTTATAATTGGTGGCAATATGTATCATACTGAGGTCGAAACAGCCAGATATGATGCAGGTACAGGTCGTTATTTTTTAGGTGATGGTAATGGAAGCTTTAATTCTCTTTCAGTCGGTAAAAGTGGTATATATATAGATAATGATGTTAAAGATATAAATCCTATTATTATTAATAATAAAAAAACTTATTTAGTTACAAATAATAATAGTGCTCCTCAAATGATTATAAAAAATAGATAGATAGGATTAATAAGTGATTTGTAACAGTGCTTGACTTACTTGTTCTGTAGGTCTTTGACAAGCCCCGTTCTGGCATACATATATCATTGTCTTCCCTTCTGTATACTTATATTTCAAAATTTCCATGTCGTTGTTATCTTTACTTCCAATTAGCAGAGTGTTTGGTAAAAAAAATGATAGAATTTCTGCTTGTATTTTTTCAGCTTTTTCTCCAACAACTACTATTTCATAAAATGGATATGTATAGTTAAGCATTAAACTTGCCCAGTTAGAGTACCCGGATCCGAATGTTATTATTTCTGGTTCAATATTTTTTAACATTTGTGTGGCCATTTCTTTATATAGTTTTTTAGAAAGGATGTGCCCAAGATAGAGTAGTGATTTCGCTAGTGATGAGTTAGATGCCGGAATAACGTTGTCATTTATTTCCATTTTTCTAGCAATTAATGATTTGTCTTTGTCAGATGTAAAAAAGAACATACCACTTTTCTCGTCGTAAAAGTGTTTTAAAGTATATTGGATTAATTTTTCAGCTTCCATTAACCATGTTTTATTACTTGTTACTTCATATAGATTAATAAAAGACTCGATTACAAAAGCATAGTCTTCAAGAAAACCATTTATTGTGCTCTTACCATTTTTATAGCTATGAAATAATCCACCATCTTTTTTTAGTTGTTTCGATAAAATAAAATCTCCTAAGTCAACGGCTTTTTGTAAAAAACGCTCTTCATTAAAAGTTTTATAAGCATCAACATATGCCTTAAGCATTAATCCGTTCCATGACGTTAAGCACTTATCATCTAATGCAGGACTTATTCTTTTTGAACGGTATTCAAATAATATTTTATTTATTTTATCAATTTTTTGATGTAATTCATCATTACTTAAGTTATATTTTTTAGATAGCGCAATCACATTATTATTTTTCAATAAAATCTGTTGTCCTTCCCATGTT
This genomic interval from Flavobacteriales bacterium TMED191 contains the following:
- a CDS encoding SCO family protein, with the protein product MTSIKKWLILFAILIFPYIIVQIIERSTHNILTLGYIENKNLDLDSLGGVIELIDSLQVPPFSLINQDGKYLNNNDLLGTNYIVNFFFTSCPTICPTTTLNLIELQNKIDKYEINDFKIISISVDPENDTPKVLKLYAESMNINLSNWELLTGSEKEIYDLVRSGFSLSVGQDSLAPGGVFHSSNITIVDSKGYLRTGLDKKKNIKFVYDGTLYSDIKLLVGEIQRLSIINFKDNYEIKKQ
- a CDS encoding cytochrome C oxidase subunit IV, whose amino-acid sequence is MAEGNSTRKIWLVFWILFVLTTIEVLLGIFKPSTLVDNSIIGVSLLNHTFIILTLVKAYYIVMTFMHLGDEKKALKISIITPMFILVPYLLFILLVEASFHGAIG
- the tsaB gene encoding tRNA (adenosine(37)-N6)-threonylcarbamoyltransferase complex dimerization subunit type 1 TsaB → MALILCVDTSSKNCSVSLSKDGIVIYTKEKLEEGYCHGEELHSLIEDLFLDAKLEISQIDAISFSSGPGSYTGLRIGAATVKGLGIALNKKIVLVSTLKAMCWGFVNNEQENFINDANYFCSTLDSRQGEVYASIYDVLGNEILPPFACEVAKPTFINILNTNKICFFGTGLYKLKNVINHKNASFYDGFLPSSINLAFLAENTYNQKKFADIAYFEPTYLKDFIAG